atggagacactgggagcaggttagggacacaggaatgggaatggggacaccaggaattggAATGGATACACCAGGAACTGGGATgagaacacctggaatgggaacaggaacattgggagcagatTGAGGACACCATGACTTGGAATGGgacacctggaattggaatgggaacacctggaatgggaataggcAAAACAGAGGTGGGAcgggaacacctggaatgggaatggggacaataggaatgggaatggagacccctggaatgggaacaccaagaactgggaatggggaaaacagaagtgggatgggaacatcaggaatgggaggagggacaataggtatgggaatggggacacctaaaatgggatggaacacctggaaagggagatggaacacctggaatgggaatgggaactcctggaatgggaatgagaacacctggaatgggaatggggacataaggaatgggatggggacaatagcaatgggataggaacaccaggaatgggaatggggacattgggagcagactggggacaccaggaatgggaatgggggcagcaggaatgggaatggggacacgtggaatgggaatgggaacaccagtAGTTGAtatggggacaccaggaatgggaacacctggaatgggaatggagacacctggaatgggaatggggacatcaggaatgggaatggggacacctgggttgggaatggggacaccggggagagggatggagacactgggagcaggttagGGACACCAGGAacgggaatgggaacacctggaattggaatgaggacacctggaatgggaatgggaacattgggagcagattgaggacaccaggaatgggaattgggacacctggaatgggaatggagacacctggaatgggaatagggaaaacagaggtgggatgggaacacctggaatgggaatggggacaataggaatgggaatggagacccctggaatgggaatgggaacaccaagaactgggaatggggaaaacagaagtgggatgggaacaccaggaatgggaggagggacaataggaatgggaatggggacacctaaaatgggatggaacacctggaaagggaattggaacatgtggaatgggaatgggaacacctggaatgggaatggtaacacgtggaatgggaatggggacacctagaacgggaatgggaactcctggaatgggaatgggaacacccgggcccgggctgcgtccctggtgaaacaggaggccaggcccaaaagagttcactaagaaatttgggcctgctaacaagctcccaacagccaagacgggggggggtcacacacacacacctgggggtcacacacacacacatttgggggggtcacacacacacctgggggtcaCACATACACctggggggtcacacacacacacctggggggtcacacacacacctggtcacacacacacacctggggggtcacacacacacctgggggtcaCACACACGCCTTCATTAGCATGTTCTGTATACACTTAAAAATACAAGGAACGACGCATAAAGCAGCCAACAATATCAGCAAAAGTGAAATAGCTTGTTTAGTGATCTCAGCGAGCCATGGTCCTAAACCTAACTTTGCTAACCATTCTCTAATAGGATCCTTTTGGATTTTAGACTCATCCAAAtgactttgcatttcttttaggTTTTGGTAGATGGACTGAGAGTGATCAGAAAGATTCATAcaacacatgccttcaaatTCCTCACATCCATGCCCCTAAGCCAGCAATAGAAAATCTATAGCTGCTCTGTTCTGTAAAACAGCATGTCTTATTTCATCAAAGTCATGAGCCAATTCCCCTAGAATTTTCGAGGTTCTATTCATTTGATTCCTTGCCCAACAAGCTGTTCTTTGGACAAGAACTAGACTCTTTTTTGCTCCAACGGGGGCAAATAGGGATGCAAAGAAGTTTGCTGTAGGTGACCAAAATTCGATGGGTTGGTTTTCTACTGATTTACAATACTTATCAAATTCAGTGTCTCGTTTGTTCCgaatatttctccttttcaacTGCGTTATTTGTCTCATAGTGGGTGTAAACATAGTCAATTTTCCCAAAGTAACATGGTCCACCAATGGGGTATTTAGGAATGGCAGACCATGCTCTATTACCACAAATTAAGAAATAACCAGGTGGTAAATATTTTGGCTTTGTCACACTGACTGACACGTTTTTGACATAGCCTTGGCACCAGGTTACATTCTCGTATGGAGGGTTCTGTGCTGTTATGTTCGTAGTGGATACATTCCCAATTGTTTGTTGCCATTGTAGAAAGGTCTTTTCCTTATTCATATTGAGTCTAAAGCAAGAGTCATTTCCATACACAGCTCCAAATAATTGTAACTCACTGGGGCTATCTGTCATGGTCCTGTTTAGATTAGCCACTAACAAAAGAGATGTCATGCCTTTGGTGCCGTTTGTGCATTCTTTTGTTACATTGCAGGCTAATTCCACCTCGGTTTTGTTATGATTAGAGCTAACCCATCCTGCAAAATCATTTGTATCAAGGTAAGGAATGCCAATCAGACACGTTTGAAAAGGATCTGACGCTGAGGCTAAACTTAGACAGAAGTCCAATTGACCTGTTTGGTTGGCAAATGTTACCCAAATGTTTTCTCTGGGCCCAACAGGGATACTGGGGTGTCCTTGTGttatcagaattattttcaaaatcccAAACCATAAAGAAATCATCATCTTTGACCATGTGCCTCTATACAATAATCTAGATATTGTTGTGGATCGCCTTCAAAGGGACCACCGGGGTATATTGTTGTCAAAGGTGTGTTCTTCTTACACCTGCTTGCTATTATTTTTGTACCTTTGATTATACTCAGTCTTTTTATAATATAATTAGTGTCCCAGCGCAAACCAGCTAATATCCCTTGTTCTTCAGCTTCAAATAATTGTAATGCTTCAGCTATTGGTAAACCTGTTGTTTGCTCTAATTCACGTGTGTATGACTGTAATGATAATGTAAAAGAATACTTTCTGCACCAAATACCAAACAAATTAATTTGCCCAAGCCACCAATTGCTTCCACAAGTCTTACATCTAAAAGCAATCAAGGCCAAGCAACCTGGTTCTTTGCATGCAAAGCAATACTCTATACCAAAACctcttaatgaaaaataatacagcGAATTCAGTAATTGGATATATTCCTCATAACTATTACACTGTTGAATCTCTAGTTGTATATCTTTGGGTAACCCTTTAATTTCATACAATTGTGGTAGAAGCAACAGACGAATTTTTCCCTCTAGTCTttctcttcctgtctctgttATGGTTGGAACTCGGAACATTCACAGTAGCTCGAATACTGTGATTATATTTCCTGACACAAAGGtctaaatatttctgtggattCCCTTGAAAGGGTTCGTCAGGTATTATAACTGTTAAGGGTGTTCTTTTCTGACAACGGGCAGCTATTATCTTAATGCCTCTTATGATGCCTATGCGCTTGATAATATGCTTTGTGTCCCAGCGTAAATATGCTAAGGCTTTTTGCTCACTGCTTTCAAATAGTTGCAAAGCTGCAGCTAGTGGCAAACCAGTGGTTTGTTGTAATTCGTGCTGCCACGTTTCTAATAATATTATAAATGCACAAAGTTTATACTAGATACTTGTATCTAGTTTAGAAATAACTAAAACCTCATCACTCATGGTGGGAATTTGAAGAATTCATATACCCTTCAGAATAAGGAGTCACTGTGGTTCAACAGAATCATGTTACACATCTCTAAAATCTTGACAccggcagaaagtatttttaagtttacacagtcacacattcatgtagcttttctctttcacacaatcttttttttcacaCACTCTTAGGTGGCCACCTCAGACATTCAtcattcacacacacattttcaagtagtcattggctgtgcacttcttatcagtttcataattcaaaggaaatttatggCATAGCTGCCATCAGcaatctgcaaatcctgcataactctccatgtaaaagacaaatgcagcaagaaagaacagaatattatcTTGGAAATCTTCAACCCTTCTTATAGAGCAACGATATTTTATCATAAAGGCAATAAAACTACTTTTGCAGGGGGCAAGACTATATCCCCTTCTGTCTCATCGTTCCATCTCCAAATCTTCTACCTGCACCCTGCCCCAGGGGGAAAACAGCCAAATTTCATGTAAGAGATGCAAAATGGCAAACTATAGGAAATTCTTAATAACCTTCAGTAATATGCAAAAGCTAAGCACGGATGTTACGTTATTTCTAATCTTGCTTCAAAGGATTTTTCGTCAGTCTCCCTGTTTTGAAGAAGACGTTTGAGAATGCCATGAGCACACTGCATGCTTAACACCTATTGCCGTAAAAACAGAGCGATCTTATCTGATTTATAAGTTGggatattgttaattttaagttgttttttctcttttcccttttttccgtGTTTTACCGTCTCTGCCTCCCCCACGCTCCTCATTGCCGAAGGacgaaggaggggaaggaggggctgggctcacCCAGAGAGATCAGCAGAAGGAACTTAACTTACAGAGtctgcttaagaaaagacaaaaacataggagagggagagaaacagCTGCAAACAGACACGTTTCTGAGAGGGGGTGATTGGTGTAACGGGGAAAAAGACAAACAGCTTTCTTCCTCCCCTGACTGCACCCCCCAAAACCTTTGCTACCGTCATTAACTCGCCACTCTAGGAAGAGGAGCGGCACCAGGGAAAAACCACTCGctgcaaagaagggaaggggaacgcACACCCCCGGGACCATGGCTGTCAGCAGTGCGGGGGACACagagcccccccgccgcccggggccgccggcgtgCACGCACGCGGGAGCACCGCTCCGagccggggccgcgcaccgcTCCGAGCGATTTCACCGGCCCCCGGCTCTGTGTCACCCGGGAGCGCTCCGAGCCGGGGCCACGCAGGCGGCGCGACCACCGCCACTGCCCCGCTGCTCGGCGCCGCCCCGTAGGCACCCGCCACAGGCGGACAGACCCGGCGCCGGCACGGGTTCACTCAACACGGCGGCATAAGCACCCAGCGCGGTGAACACAGCCACAAATGCGCAGCGCAGTCCCGCTGCACAGttcagatgaaaagctggaaatgtcttAAGGTGGAACTCAGTCATAGTGTTCGTAAAGTTTATCTCTGGTCTATCAGCAGTACTTTCACACTGCAGCCGTCGTCTCCGATCGTCCTGGATACGCACTGCCGAGGTGCTAGCACCGCGTTCATGTTGGTAGGGCCGCTCCGTTGTCTCCGGACCCGCTCCACGATCTCTGGTCCCGCTCCGGCTCCCTTCAACTCCGCTCGACTCCTTTTACACGATTTCTCCGTATGATGGTATCCAGTAGCATCCTAATGTCCTCAGACTGTGCTTTAATGCCTTTTACTGTTCCAGATAACAATCGCCAAAATTgtaaggagggaagcagcaaccTTTTCTCCCTTATAGGCAGCAGTAAAGAGTTTATCACTAAGTTCTTTCCAAGTAGAGATAGTAAAGGCAGTTACAGTGTTCGCTTCATATCCCTGGCCCTTacatgaaagcagcatctgccGCAAAGCCAGGTCGTCTTAACTCCCCGCTTTCCCAGAAAGCATTGGAGCAATGATAGTGCCGCCTGTCCCTCTATTACCTAAAAAACGTGTTACCACGCTttgtgcagccctttccaagAGACTTTGCGGCTTGGTCGGCGGGCCTCCTTCTTCAGGAGTCGTCCCGGGCGCCGGTCCCTGGAAGCACGGAACTTTGAGCTCTTTTTCTTCCAGCCCTTTCGCCTTCTTGTGCTGCACGACAAGACCGACCAAAACTCCTACGTCCGACCGTGGCTGCGAGAACCCGACTTGGCTCTCGGGAGTCCGACTTGACTCCGAGTCCGACTTGACTCCGACCCAGGAGATCCGACTTGATCCCCTAGGGACCCCTCTTTGGTCCCTGCACACATTTttgtcgcgacggaaagctctagacacctcaatgtgagaatccaggaacttcgtttattgtagattgacaacagcttaatatacactctataataggctcatgaatattacagaaattaggctcattattggtgctcagttaggtggtgatatcatcttaactgtctttcattgtttacacaggtggctcgttaagtgtctctgttttggtaatgcctagctcctgtttttcagcccaatttagaatacccaaggatgctgctgctttctcacggccctgctatctcagactttctcatgggcctagtcagactgcgtcttatactttagcagctcatccatagccttagccatgttcatatgtcctcgcatttctaaccGATCCTCTACATTGGAGTGCCTTGGATCCACATTCTGGCCCCacacatcccatcccagccccacacatcCCCCATTCTCCAGCTCCCCCCACTCACCCCCACTCCAGTTGTACCGATCCCGCCCTACATCCAGTTTGTAGGCAGCCACGAGCTGGTTCCCCCTGTCGATCTGGGTCTCTCTATCCCAATATCCCGGCTCAGCTCCAGCCGCCATCCACGGTGTCAGCGGCTCCACCCAGCCCCGCTCGCTGTCGTAGCGCTCAAAGGGGATCCCATCCACGTATCCCAACACCATGAATTGAGGGATCCCCGGGCTGGGCTCCGTCACCGCCACCTCCAGGTAACGCATGGAGTGGAGAACTGGGGGGACACGGAGATTTGGGAGGTCTGGGGGTGTCCACGGGTCAAGGAAAGGCggaactgggagagctgggagagccgGGAAGGGGGTTTGGGGATCCCAGGGCCAAGGAAAGGAGGGTGTAGAgactgggagaggtgggatggagcatccaggggtccctgtgcccaggaaaggCGGGcccaggaggccccagtgttGTGAAAAGAGGGGTTGGGGTGAGGAGACCCAGAATGGCCTGGA
This Pseudopipra pipra isolate bDixPip1 chromosome W, bDixPip1.hap1, whole genome shotgun sequence DNA region includes the following protein-coding sequences:
- the LOC135405965 gene encoding class I histocompatibility antigen, F10 alpha chain-like, translated to MAPALGLGALLALLGVSGGQPKVLHSMRYLEVAVTEPSPGIPQFMVLGYVDGIPFERYDSERGWVEPLTPWMAAGAEPGYWDRETQIDRGNQLVAAYKLDVGRDRYNWSGGEWGELENGGCVGLGWDVWGQNVDPRHSNVEDRLEMRGHMNMAKAMDELLKYKTQSD